Part of the Pirellulales bacterium genome, CCGCAGGTACTCGAGCGTGGGTCGGCCAGGGACGCCAGCTTCACCCACGGCTCGACCCGTTCGAGATTTCCAATTATAGGTGTCGGCGAGCAATCCTCCTGCGACTCCCCGAATGCTCGCGCCGCCGGTCACGGCCACCGTCGAGTCGCTTACGGTTTCTTCATATCCTTCGGGACCGCCCAATGTTGGTACGGCTTGGCCGAAGACTTTATGATTCAGCGTCATGCCGGTTTGGGACAAGTCGATCGTATACGGCGTTTGCGCCAAACCGTCAGCACCAGCAATCAACAGAATCGCGATCGCCAACATCCGCAATGCCGCAGGACAGTGTTTCATTAGGCAACCACACAGCAAGTTATTGTTCATGCGCCCGCAACGATAAAGCGTTCGGAGCTGCCCATTCGATTGGATCGTTGGCATGCTGATAAGCCAGATAATTGAAAATCGCGCTATTGCGCGTCCCCCGCAGAAATGACTTCACCACTGTCGATGCTTGCTAATGCCTGCCATACCGCGAGGTCGATCTGGTCCGGATAGAACGCCACGGAGCCATCGGCCCTCACCGCTTGCACGCCGCCAGGATGCTTGCTTCGCGCGGAGTAGGCGGTGGCGCCCCAGCACGACGCCGTTTGGGCACAGGGTGCAGACGGCGTTGAGTGGCAGTACCCCGGCGGATAGGACGACCATACAGAGTCGGGTATGCTGGAGTTTGGGCCACGAAGGTGAGTATAAAACGCACCCTGATGGTACCACCACAATCCGCGCACGTCGCCTTCGGTTCCACCAACAATCTCCGAGACGGCGATTGTCTTTGAAGCGCCATCGAGAATCTGTCGCATGTTGCGCTGTAGATTGACATTGAAGATCGCGCGCTTCTTAGCCGGGTTTTTTATCTTAATGCAGCTTTTCTCGAAAGTGAAATTGGCGTCTTTCTCGACCATGGTGCCGTCCGGGCTGAAGCAGGCTGCATAGCTCCAGCGAGTCAACTTTCGAAGCTGGCCTGGATACTTCTCCGGCGCATCTGCCGGACAAAGAAAGGTCGCCGGGGACATTTCGAAGAGCGGACCATTCACGGCGTCATATTCATTTCCCGTCGGGCCGCCGCCGTAGCCCAAATCGAAACTATACCGACCGGCCATGCCATTTTCCTCAATAAATGGAAACAGGAACGGCCAGATCGTGTTAAATGGGCCTCCGCCAGGCACGCTGCCCAATCCCGGCAAACAGGTCAATCCGGATGGAAATTTGCGCTTCGCATCGTGATACATTTGCACCGCCAAGCCAATTTGCTTCAGGTTGTTCTTGCACTGTGTTCTGCGGGCTGCTTCGCGCGCCGCCTGCACCGCCGGCAACAACAGCGCGATCAAGACGCCAATGATTGCAATGACGACCAAGAGCTCCACCAGGGTAAAAGCCCGCCGACATAAACTAGCCATGCTATTTCTCCCTTTGAGGAATGCTACCGTCCGCACGAAGGTGAAAGTCGAACTTGTGCGAAGTTTGGTCCGAAACATTGACCGCGAGGCCCGTCTCGGTATAGCTATTTCTGGAGTGGAACGCGAAAATCGAGATTGCTTGCAGAGTCGCGATTTACGTCGATTTTCAG contains:
- a CDS encoding DUF1559 domain-containing protein; the protein is MASLCRRAFTLVELLVVIAIIGVLIALLLPAVQAAREAARRTQCKNNLKQIGLAVQMYHDAKRKFPSGLTCLPGLGSVPGGGPFNTIWPFLFPFIEENGMAGRYSFDLGYGGGPTGNEYDAVNGPLFEMSPATFLCPADAPEKYPGQLRKLTRWSYAACFSPDGTMVEKDANFTFEKSCIKIKNPAKKRAIFNVNLQRNMRQILDGASKTIAVSEIVGGTEGDVRGLWWYHQGAFYTHLRGPNSSIPDSVWSSYPPGYCHSTPSAPCAQTASCWGATAYSARSKHPGGVQAVRADGSVAFYPDQIDLAVWQALASIDSGEVISAGDAQ